TAGACGCGTTCAATCCGGCGCTCCACTTGTTCTAAGTCAGCAAGAATAAGTTCAAGATTAATAATCTCGATATCACGTAATGGATCTACCGACCCTGATACATGGGTAATATTTTCATCTTCAAAACAGCGAACCACATGGCATATGGCATCCACTTCACGAATATGTGATAAAAAGCGATTGCCTAGACCTTCTCCCTTACTTGCCCCTTCTACAATCCCAGCAATATCAACAAACTCTACCGTAGTAGGAGTTGTTTTTCTTGGGTTAAACATGGTTGTTAGTTGTTGGAGACGTATATCGGGTACTTCTACAACACCCACATTCGGATCAATTGTACAAAAGGGATAATTGGCAGCCTCTGCACCCGCCTGGGTAATTGCATTAAACAGTGTTGATTTTCCAACATTAGGTAATCCTACGATTCCAGTTGTTAGACCCATCTATTCTCACCTCATCATCGATTTGTCTCAGCGGTGGTACGTTAATCCTCCCGTGAACTTCATGAACTCTTACAGATCATAATATACTTTCAGATGAGAAACAACACTCCATTCTAAGTAAAGAAACACAGACCACCTGATGGTAGTCTGTGCAGATTGTACTCTCCCTGATGATGAAATAAAAAATCGTTTACTCTACCTCTACCGTAGAACGTAGAGGTTCAATCTTTACAGCACATGCTTTATACTCTGCGGTGCCTGCAATAGGATCAAATACGTCTAAGGTAAGCCGATTTGTTGGCACTTCACGGAAGTGAAAGCTCATAAAAATCAATCCTGGTTGTACCTGCTTAGTCACCTTCGCTTTAACTGATACCTTGCCACGTCGTGAGCTTACCTGTACCCAATCGCCCTCAGCTATACCTAGCTTCTCCGCATCATCAGGATGCATGTCACAGGTCTCTTCCAGCTGACGTCGTTTTAGGTTGGGTGGGTAGTAGGCAGTCTGTGTATTCGTGTTGTAGAGCTCATAGCGTCTGCCTGTCGTCAGCATGAAAGGATACTCTTCATCAGGCAGTTCCGCTGGAGGCGTAAACTCTACAGGGACAAAGCGTGCTTTTTGTTGAGCCTCTTCTTGTTGAAGATACTCATTGATAAAGACGGTACCAGGATGATCCAATGTAGGACAGGGATACTGTAATCCACCTTCACGGTCTAGACGTTCATAACTCATCCCACCATAAAGATGAGTAGCCAACATCCGTACTTCCTCCCAGATCTCCTCACTATTTTGATACTCCATTGAATAGCCAAGTCGTTGCGCTAATTCACAGAGAATTTGCCAATCGTCCTTGGTCCCGGGAAGCGGATCAATTAGTGGTCGAACTCGTTGTACCCTCCGTTCGGTATTGGTGTAGGTTCCCTCTACCTCTCCCCATGAACGAGCTGGCAGAACCACATCTGCCATTGCAGCTGTTTCGGTCAAAAAGAGATCCTGTACCACAATAAAATCTAGTTTTTCTAATGTTTTTTCGGTATGGTGCATATGCACATCTGCCATTAGTGGGTTTTCACCAATGATATAAAGGAAATGAATCTCACCAGATTCAATGCGCTCCAACATTTGTGTCTGTGTTCTGCCGTTCTCCGGCGGGATGGGACGACCCCAATGCTCTTCGAAGCGAAGACGCGCTTCAATATTACCAAGTGGGATGGCCCCTGGCAATTGATTAGGAAGGCATCCCATATCTCCTGCACCTTGTACATTATTCTGACCACGCAACGGGATGATCCCGTTACCTTCCTTACCCATATGTCCTGTTAAGAGGGCGATATCTCCGATGGCGAACACATTGTTTACACCGCAATGATGTTCCGTTATCCCTAAGGTATATGCAATCATGGCATCTTTTGCCTGAGCATAGAGACGTGTAGCTTCAGCAATCTGCTCTTCCTGTAGTCCAGTAATGGCTGCAGCATGTGCTAAAGTATAAGGTTCTACCCTTTGACGAAGCCGTTCAAACTCTTCAGTATGCTTGCCTACCCATTGCTTATCGTACCAATCATTTTGAATAATCAGGTTCATCATCGCATTGAGTAATGCAATATCTGTTCCCACTTTAAGTGGTAGATGGAGAGAGCTGCTTGTGGCCATCTCAGTTTCACGAGGATCAACCACGATCATGGTCATCCCCTTCTTCTTGGCACGTTTCATCCGATTGGCAATAATGGGGTGGGCCTCTGAGGTATTTGACCCCATCAGTAAAAGTACATCTGTTTTTTCAATGCAATCTAGTGAATTGGTTGGAAATCCTGAGCCATAAATTGTTGCCAGACCGGCAACACTAGGAGCGTGTCAGGTACGGTTACAGCCATCAATATTGTTGTTCTCTACAACCGCACGCATAAACTTTTGTGTGACATAATTTGTTTCATTAGTAGCGCGTGCACAGGCAAACATGCCAATGGAGTCAGCACCATACTTCGCCTTGGTGCTTTGGAGCTTTGAAGCCACTTCTTCCAACGCTTCATCCCAGGAGACAGGAACAAGCTTTCCCATTCTGCGAACCAGCGGTTGAGTGAGGCGGGTCTCCGCCTGGGTATAGCCATAAGCAAATGCACCTTTAATACAGGTCATGCCGTGATTAACAGGTGCTTCCTTATCCCCACGTATCTTGATAATTTTGTTATCCTCTACTTCGACTATCAAACCACAGCCTGTCCCACAGTAGCTACATGTGGTACGGACCTCACGTTTGATTGGCTCTCCCATTGCCAATGCCTCCTTGTAATTATTAATCTCTTTTTGCTTGCTATGGCCATATCTTCGACATACTTGTAGCTTATTATATCATGGGTAACCCACTAAATGTGCATTTCTTATGTTGCTTTTGATTCTAGTAATTGCTGGACCTGTTCTCTACGCGGATGAGGTAGAAGGATATATAACACATCGCCAGATTTCAAGCAGGTATCGCCTGTGGGAGGAATGAGTTGATCACCACGGACAATGGCTGTAATTAAGGTTTCATTGGGTAGTGTGATCTCTCGTAGTGTACAATTCTCTGCACGTGACCCTCGTACCACTTCCATCTCGACCAACTCTACATTCGACTTACCACCTGCGATCAGTTCCAGTCGATATGTTGGCTGCTTTCGCTCCCCTTCTGTGATCCCTAATTTTTCAGCTAGCCACTGAAGACTAGTACCCTGTACTAATGCAGAGGTTAAGACAATAAAAAAGACCACATTGAAGATTTGGCGGCTTGACTCGATCCCCGCTAAGAGTGGATAGGTGGCCAAAATAATAGGAACAGCACCTTTTAAACCTGCCCATGCTAAAAAAGTCTTCTCTCTCCAATCAAAAAATTTACCCCAGGTGCAGATTAATACACTTAGTGGCCTTGCAACGAGCATCAATACTAATGAAAGCAGGATGGCTTGCCAAGAGACTTGGAGTAATTCCGCAGGGAAAACAAGTAGACCTAGAAGAATAAACATCAACATCTGCATCATGCTTGCAAATCCCTCTTGAAAGCGAAAGATCACGGATTTATAGCGAATATCAGCATTTCCCACAATAATCGCCATTAAATAAACAGCCAATAAGCCGCTACCATCAATTAATGCAGTTACACTATAGGTTAGAATAGCAAGAGATAGTGCTAGAATCGGATAAATTTCTGAGGAAGGAAGACGAAGATGTTGAATTAACCAAATGGTTATTTTACCAAATAGCCAACCAAATAGTAGGCCAAATAATACTTGCTTCATGAAAAATCCTAGCATCACAAACCATGATGATTCTGGTACAGTTAGCAATTGAATAATTGCTAATGTTAATAGAACCGCCATGGGATCATTAGAGCCTGATTCCATCTCTAGTGTGTTTGTAATTTTTCTCCGAATATTGGTGTTCCCAAAGGCGGCGAAGACTGCCGCAGCATCTGTTGAACCGACAATGGCACCCACTAGCATTCCCTCTAGCCAAGATAGGCCAAGGATATAATGAGCAGCCATCCCGGTAATAAGTGATGTAATCAATACCCCAAAGCTAGAAAGCAAGGTAGCTGGAAGCCAAATCGTCCGAATCTGTTCTTTCCTTGTTCTTAAGCCTCCATCAAACAGGATAATTATTAGTGCTACAATGGCACAAAGCTGGGTTAACTGTGCATTATCAAAATAGACAAAATGATTGAGGAGCATGCCGATCAAGATGAATGGGAGTAGAGAAGGAATCCCTAGATGAAAAGATAGTTTCGTGGAAATCGTACTTGTGAGTAATAGCAATGCGAACAATAGTATGACGGTATCTGTCCAAGACATGGCATCATTCCTTTCTCTTCCTAATGATTATTCTCTATTGGTCGTTAGGTGATGCAGAAATGATGACACGCTTCATCTTTTTCTCAAATTCACGACGGGGAAGCATCACACGGTGGTCACAGCCTGTACATTTTAATCGTATATCCATACCCATCCGAATCACCTCCCAAGCATTGGTGCCGCATGGGTGTGGTTTTTTCATCTCAACAATATCATGCAATTGGAACTCTTTGCGCTCCACCTTGTTCCCCCCCTTATCAATATCATGAAATACTCATCTTTATATTTGTAATTATATCATGACTTCTTCGAAAAAGCCTGTAATGCTTGTAGTAATAGGATAGCTAAGAGGAAGAGATTTAATACTCCATAGATGGGATACGCATATTCTACCAAATGGCCAAACCCCCAGCTCGTAAAAGGAACCATGAGAAGCAGAATGAATGTACCAAGGTAGACTGATGGCCACCCTAGCCAAGACTCAATTCGTGTAATCATCCCGTAAAGATTGCTTACTGCACTCGTATACATCGCGAACCATAATATGCTGGAAATACATACAAGCACAAGCCAGGTAGGATTATTTAACAGAGTGAGTAAAGGAATTTCACTTTCTACTACCAATGAGGCCTGCTGCGATAGCGCAATATTTAATAGAAGAGAAATCAATGTCAATCCCACTCCAGCAACCCCACCAGCTACATAGATTTCCCTTCTTTGTTGAATGCTATTTCCCATGGTACTAAGAACAGCAAAGAGCGGAATTAAATTAAGACCCGCATAGGTAATAGCTGAAGGCCAGTATGGTAATGAGAGAAATGAAAAGGGAATGATTTTTTCATTGATCATTAACGCCTCAAGTATGATCCAAAGCATCACAATGATTAGGATTGGAATGAGAAATAGATTCATTGATAGAATGCCATTCATTTGGAAAAATAAAATGAAGATTACAGCTAGTACCATGAACCATACACCGATCCAACTACCATATCCCCATGTAACACCAATGGCTCCGCTCCCAGCGATCATCACAATGGTTACCATGAAAAGGTAGATAAAAATTAGCCCATCCATTAGTTTTACAAGTGCAGGTGGAAGGATCAGTTTTAGCAAGTCTCTGTAGCTTGTTGTTCGATGTAAACGACTTAGTTCAAGAATGATCATGGTTGTTACGATTAATAAAGCATGTGCAATCAATATTCCAATCCAGCTTGACTGACCATAGATCGTGAAAAACTCCCAAATCTCCTTGCCTGAGGCGAACCCTGCACCAATTGTTGTTCCAACAATGAGCATTCCTAGCTGTATTCCCCGATTAAACCAAGCGATATTCACCCTCTTCCCACCTTTCTCATGGTATATTTCCCTTTCCTTTTGCTTATACTAAAACGAAAAGATAGGTGAGGAGGTACCCATGAAGACAGAGATCCCTAAAATTGAGCCTGCCTTCTTTCGTGTATCTTATCGCGAGCCCAATTGTATCCCACTTCTACGTGACCAATTACAGCAACTACTTGTCTATCCCCCAATATATTCAGAAATACTCTTTTTATGTATTGGCACTGACCGCTCAACGGGAGATGCACTAGGACCATTAGTAGGTACTTTTTTGCACGAAGCAAAACATCCTAATATTCTTGTCCGTGGTACTCTTGAACACCCCGTCCATGCAAAAAACTTGCAGGATGTATTAGCTGAGATCGATTCAGCACAGACTTCACCTTATGTCTTTGCAATTGATGCCAGCTTAGGCCGATGGCAAAGCGTTGGTGATATCTGCTTGCATAAAGGCCCCCTACAACCAGGGGCTGGCGTTCAGAAAAAGCTGCCTCAGGTAGGTCATGCTCATTTGACTGGAATTGTTAATGTCGGAGGATTTCTTGAATATTTTGTTTTACAAAACACTCGTCTCCATCTAGTCATTAGCATGGCTCATCTTATTTCCAAGGCCATCCTAGCTGCCCTGCCCTATGAACAACCCCTCGTCTCTGAATACATGAGGTAAAATAGACTAGGTATAACTGGAGCAGGTTTCTCTATTTATGGAAGAGTCGAGACCACTCGTGGCTTTAGCCATGAGTGGTTCAATTCGAAGCTTGGCGACATAGAAAAAGATGGAAGAGGGACGAACCCCATTCCATCTCTAACCTAACCTACTTAATTGTTACCCTGCAGTATTTTCTCCTGGCTCTTTTCATCTTGTTTATTCTCTTTACCTTCCTTTAACATGTGACAATAGCCATGGAGTTGGCCACCTTGTTCAATCACAATGGTACCCACACTTACATTCCCTATCACACTACCTTTATGTAAAAGATGCAAATGCCCTGTTGTAACCACATCACCTTCTACATTTCCAGCTACAGAAACAGTAGCGCCATGAACCGAGCCTGTTACTCTCCCCTTCTCTCCAATGACGATTTCTCCTTTAGATTCAATGTCACCCTCTAAATACCCATCTATTCGAATTGAGCCTGTACCACGAATACTCCCTTTAATCTGCATATCTGCACCGATGACTGTATTAATTCGTCCTGTGTTTTTCTTACTAAACATGGACCTACCCTCCCATCATGGCAAGTAATCTATGGGATCCACCGGGACACCATTTCTATAGACCATATAATGTAGGTGATTTCCTGTACTCCATCCTGTCGAACCCATATAGCCGATGACTTCACCCTTTTTTACTTTTTCTCCCGATGAAACTGCGTAGCTGCTCAAATGAGAATAGCTTGTTTTTAACCCATATCCATGCTTGATCATAATTTGTTTGCCATAACCTGATTGATATTGAGCATAAACTACTGCTCCGTCTGCAGCAGCGATAATGGGGGTGTTTCTTCTGTTTGCAATATCCAAACCATCATGAAACTCTCTCCGACCGGAGAATGGACTCTTACGATAGCCAAATTTTGATGTAACCTTTCCTTCTGCCGGCCATATGGATGGCGTATGAGATATTCGTTGATTATCCTCTGCGAGTTGATCTAGTAGAAGGGACATATTCTCTTGCTGTACTGGAAGTGTTTGATTTAACTGAGCAATATCTGTCTTCGTATCATTGATTACGAATGATGCGACGGTTACCATATTTTTATCTCGATTTTTTAGTAGATCCCTTGACGTAAGTAAATCCTTATCAATCGGATTAACAGCAACTACTTTCTCTGCATCCCAACCTCTTTCTTCACGAATTTGTAGTTCAATTTGCTCCAACGCTAGTGCATACGACTCGATTTGTGCTAACTGTGACGAAACTGCTGTCAATTCTCGGCGAAGAAGATCTGCTTCTTCTTTATATTGCACTAGGAGTTGATTCTCTTTCTTCATCCGATTGTGGTCGTGATATTCCATTACAAACATGAAAAGCAGGGCTACGCAAAGAGTCATAAAAACACCGATGGCAAAGACAGGAATACGAAGTGTGACAGTTTCTTTATCTGAGTGGGGAACGATCATAATGGTATAAAACTTTCTCCCTTTCACACTCAACACCTCACTACCTAAATATTCGCTACTGGCTAACAATGGTGCACCATGCTTTACAATCCTTTCGTTATTTCTACTAACCTACTTACTAAAAATAGGAAACATCTCTAGGATAACTTGGAAGAGAGCAATAAACAATAAGGCTGGTAGCATATTGGAAACTCGTACTTTTGATACACCTAACATATTGCTACCAAGGGCAATAATCATAATTCCACCGACATTGGTAATACCTGTGATGATCCCTGCTTCTAGGTTGGTCGGGAGCCAGGTTCCAAATATAAACGCAAGAATGGCAATGCTCCCTTGATATATCAAAACAGGAAAGGCCGATAATAACACACCGATACCCAATGTAGAAGATAATAAAATTGAGGTAATGCCATCAAGAATGGACTTTGTATATAGCAGGTGATGATCTTGGCTTAGTCCTCCTTGCATCGCACCTAAGATAGCCATTGAACCTACACAATAAAGAAGTGTAGCAGTGATAAAACCCTGTGTGATTTCACTTTGACCGAAATGAGTATTCCAATGCTTCTCCACTCTATTTCCCCAACCATTTAAACCATCTTCCAATCTCCAGTACTCTCCTAATAAGGTGCCAATGACGATTGAGATGATAACCAAAAGGATATTGTTACTATCCAATGCCATTTGGAGGCCAATGACGATAACACAAATTGCAATTCCCTGCATGATGGATTCTTTCATCCGATTAGGAATTCCTTGAAAGCGTATGCCTATTAAACTTCCAATGATTATTGCAAATGTATTGACTAGGGTTCCTGTTAGAATCATAACATCCTCCTCATGCTATTGTTCCACGTGGAACATTCACTGAGCTTGATTTATGTGGACAAAGTAAGTTGGAGATTGTCCAAAAATGATGAACTGGACTTGGCTTAGGTAGAGTAATTCACTGAATCAGAACCATAGTCACTATTATGAGAGTAAGTAGCCCCCATCCCATATCTGAAAAGGGGCACTCATCTCGAAACAGAGAACTAGTTATTAATAGATTCCATTATAGCAAATTTGTTTTAGATAAAGGTAGTAAAACGTCAAAATATTCTTGATTTCCAGCAAATGTGTATCCATGTGTTTGTAAATATTCTCTTTTAGCCAATCCTCATATCTCCTGGATTTGCAGATATTCAACTGTAGCTAAAGATTCCTTGAATGGTCTTAAAATTTTACCATCACTTCCCCTTTCAATTTGGACAAATCAATTAGTCTTCTTTAAAGATTTTATCTCAGCGACATTTTACTCCTCTTCTATAGTTAAAAGTAAAATTCCACAAAATGTGTAAATAGGGGCGTCTAAGGTTCCAGTGGAGTATCGAATCCATCTAGAGCTTAGTCTGCTTAACACAAAAAAATAAGGTGGCTTAGTCCACCTTATTTTACAAGAGTTTATAAGTTTGGTACCTTCTTAGTCTTTTTGGAGTAATTGAAGTATACGCGACAGATCCTCTTGTGAGTAATACTGGATTTCTATCTTGCCATGCTTCTTTCCTTGTCGTATTAACACGGAAGTTCCAAAATAGTTTCGAAGCTGTTCTTCAAGATCCTTTACAAATACATCCTTGCTTTCCTTTTTAGCCTTTTTATTTTTTGTTCCACGTGGAACATCGGCAATGAACTGTTGAACAATTTCCTCACATATACGAACCGTCCAGCCCTCTTCAATGCAACGATCGGCCATTTTCACCAATACCTGTTCATCCTTAATCCCTGCGAGCGCCTTTGCATGTCCCATAGTAAGTTTGTTAGCTGCCAACGCTTCTTGAATAACAAGGGGTAATTGAAGTAAGCGTAAATAATTGGCTACATGTGACCGACTCACTCCAACTCGTTGAGCAACCTCGTCTTGTTTTAAAGCGAATTGTTTCATGTATTGCTGATAAGCTTCAGCAATTTCAATTGCATTGAGATCCTCACGCTGCAAATTTTCGATCAAAGCGATCTCTACCATCTTTCGATCGTCTAGATCTTTAACAATTGCCGGCACTGTCGAGAGACCGGCTTGCCGTGAAGCACGCCACCGCCGTTCACCTGCTACAATTTCATATCCTTTAATGCTCTTACGGACGATTAATGGCTGGATTACACCATGCTCCTTAATGGAAGTTGCTAACTGTTCGATAGCATCCTGTGTAAAGTGCTTCCGTGGTTGATAGGGATTGGGCCGTAATTCATCTATTTTTACATCTATCACATGTTCATCCTCTATTGAGGGAAGCAATGCGTCAAGGCCTCGTCCTAGACCAGTGAGACGTTTACTCATTGGCAATCACTTCCTTTGCTAATTCTAAATAGACTTCTGCGCCACGTGATTTTGGATCGTAGGTAATAATCGATTCCCCCCTGCTTGGAGCTTCGCTTAAACGTACATTGCGAGGGATAATCGTTTCATAGACCTTGTCTTGAAAATACTTCTTCACTTCCTGAATCACTTGAATTCCTAAATTGGTGCGTGCATCAAACATCGTGAGTAAAACACCCTCGATGAATAGATCACGATTAAGATGTTTCTGCACCAAACGAACTGTATTTAGCAATTGACTTAACCCTTCTAAAGCATAATATTCGCATTGGATGGGGATTAAGACCGAATCTGAGGCCGTTAATGCATTGATTGTTAATAAACCTAAAGAAGGTGGACAATCGATAATAATATAATCGTAATTAGGTCTTAACTTTTCAAGAGCTCGTTTTAAGCGAACTTCTCTTGAAATGGTTGAGACCAATTCAATCTCTGCACCAGCAAGCTGAATAGTGGCAGGTATTATTGATAAATTTTCTACATTAGTTGGGAAAATCGCCTCAAGTGGATTGATTTCATCAATTAAAATATTATAGATGCATGCTGGAATATCTGCTTTTTCAATTCCTAGTCCACTGGTGGAATTACCCTGCGGATCGCTATCGATCAATAAGGTCCTCTTGCCAAAAAAGGCCAAACTGGCACTCAAATTAACGGCAGTTGTAGTTTTGCCTACCCCACCCTTCTGGTTGGCAATGGCTATCACTTTCCCCATCTTATTTGACAACTCCTTTAGTCAAGCTGCTGCTTTTTTATCTCTACGGCGTTACTAATACCTTCACCTCTATCAGTGAAGGATAAGTACCACCTAGCTTCGAAATAAGGACGACGAAGATTCAGAAGGAATCAAAACCGCCCTCTGAGCCAAGTCTACTTTATCCGTTTGGCCATACCAAAAAGAATAGGCCTTCATATAGATTCTACGTCTTATTATAACATGTATGAGTAAAACCCGTAGTTTTCTCTGAAATATACTTTACCTCAGCGAGGTTATTAAACTCCCAGCTCTAGGTAGTAGCTAAATCCCTCCAAATCCGCTTTATGGATTGAAAAAAACACTCGTTCAAAAACGAGTGTAGTGATACTTCCTTATTTGACCTGCGCTTTAGGAATCCGTATCACAAATTGATAGTAATCTCCCACATCAGCTTCTTCTGCTTCTAAGCTAAGGCCATTTTTACGAACCATATCAAGAGATTGACGGACCGTATTGATAGCGAGTCGCATATCACGTGAATAGGAGATGCGTTTTGGGCGAGCTGGTTTTGCTTTGTCTGTTCTTTCGAGGATTTGCTCTACGCGTTGCTCAGTCTGTTTAACATTATAATGGTTATCAATAATTTCATTGCATAACTTTAATTGCAGTTCTTCCTCTTGAAGTGGTAGTAATGCCCGAGCATGACGTTCTGTAATCTTCCTCTCCAAAATAGCTTCTTGGATTGTTTCAGGAAGACGAAGGAGACGAAGTTTATTTGCAATGGTTGCTTGGCCTTTGCCTAATCGTTGAGCAAGGCTCTCCTGGGTAAGACCGTGGATTTGCAATAGCTTTTGATAGGCTAATGCTTCTTCGATGGCCGTTAACCCTTCCCGCTGCAAATTTTCAATTAAAGCAATGGAAGCTGTTTGCGTATCATTATATTGACGAATAATGGCTGGAATTGTGGGAAAACCAAGCTTTTTGGTTGCACGTAATCGCCGTTCCCCTGCAATTAATTCATATGAATCAGTGCCGATGGTGCGGACTACAATGGGTTGAATAATCCCATGGGTTTTGATGGTCTGACATAATTCATTCAGTTTTTCATCATCAAAAACAGTCCGTGGTTGATATGGATTAGGCACAATACGGTCAACAGGCAATTCGTGAATGGTTTCTTGCTCAGGACGTTCGATTTGCTTCGCGTCTGAGAAGCCCAATAGCCTTGAGATATGGTCTTTCATCACTTCACCACTTCCCTTGGAGTACTCTTACACCTATTCATGATCTTTTATGAAAAATCCTGCAAAAACATGAAAGAGAATAATAAACCACTGTCATCCATTATATAAAAATCACCAAAACTTGCAAAGGAGAGTAGTCTTATCCTTGTTTATAATGGGTTTTTGGCTGGTTTTCCAGCGCTCCGAGGGTACTTCTTAGGGGTTTTTGCAATCTTTTTGGTTACAATGATCGTTCTTGCTGCATCTTCAACTGGTAGTTTAAAAGATTCGATCTTCTCCATTTGACCTCCAAGTAGGGTTAAGGCTTGTTTCCCCTCAGAAGCCTCTTGAACACCATCACTCCCCTTGAGTGCTACAAAATAGCCATTTACCTTAACAAAAGGAAGGGAATATTCGAGAAGAACTGGAAAACGAGCAACAGCTCGGGCAACAGCCAGATCAAATTGTTCACGTAAATGCGGTTCATGACCGAGGTCTTCCGCCCGTCCATGAATCAGTGTGATACCTTCTAATCCCAAAGTTTGTATCACTTCTTGTAAAAAGTTCAATCGCTTCTGTAATGAATCAACAAGGACACACTCAAGCTGAGGAAAAGCAATTTTTAGGGGAATGCTGGGAAACCCAGCACCCGCCCCAATATCAACAAGCTTTTGTGTAGAGAAGGGAAAGTAGAAGCCCGCTGTTAACGAATCATAAAAATGCTTTAGCTCTACCTGATCCCTTTCTGTA
Above is a genomic segment from Rubeoparvulum massiliense containing:
- a CDS encoding ParA family protein — encoded protein: MGKVIAIANQKGGVGKTTTAVNLSASLAFFGKRTLLIDSDPQGNSTSGLGIEKADIPACIYNILIDEINPLEAIFPTNVENLSIIPATIQLAGAEIELVSTISREVRLKRALEKLRPNYDYIIIDCPPSLGLLTINALTASDSVLIPIQCEYYALEGLSQLLNTVRLVQKHLNRDLFIEGVLLTMFDARTNLGIQVIQEVKKYFQDKVYETIIPRNVRLSEAPSRGESIITYDPKSRGAEVYLELAKEVIANE
- the noc gene encoding nucleoid occlusion protein, translated to MKDHISRLLGFSDAKQIERPEQETIHELPVDRIVPNPYQPRTVFDDEKLNELCQTIKTHGIIQPIVVRTIGTDSYELIAGERRLRATKKLGFPTIPAIIRQYNDTQTASIALIENLQREGLTAIEEALAYQKLLQIHGLTQESLAQRLGKGQATIANKLRLLRLPETIQEAILERKITERHARALLPLQEEELQLKLCNEIIDNHYNVKQTEQRVEQILERTDKAKPARPKRISYSRDMRLAINTVRQSLDMVRKNGLSLEAEEADVGDYYQFVIRIPKAQVK
- the rsmG gene encoding 16S rRNA (guanine(527)-N(7))-methyltransferase RsmG, with the translated sequence MPFNWITALEEQGIQLSMHQQQQFDQYYQLLIEWNQKMNLTAITERDQVELKHFYDSLTAGFYFPFSTQKLVDIGAGAGFPSIPLKIAFPQLECVLVDSLQKRLNFLQEVIQTLGLEGITLIHGRAEDLGHEPHLREQFDLAVARAVARFPVLLEYSLPFVKVNGYFVALKGSDGVQEASEGKQALTLLGGQMEKIESFKLPVEDAARTIIVTKKIAKTPKKYPRSAGKPAKNPL